In Nicotiana tabacum cultivar K326 chromosome 19, ASM71507v2, whole genome shotgun sequence, one DNA window encodes the following:
- the LOC107781537 gene encoding LOW QUALITY PROTEIN: FRIGIDA-like protein 3 (The sequence of the model RefSeq protein was modified relative to this genomic sequence to represent the inferred CDS: deleted 1 base in 1 codon), with amino-acid sequence MEDMQSVATLMDSTTSKIHQLQKAFAELESHRAFTLNLKWKQLEEHFDGLQRSFKRRFTELEEQEKEFETKIVQSKELLEERQAAVVTKEQTSLERLQEKRDAAVSVIAIALEKQRKTYSIEPVVINSEDQGDPSFLEAKPMVSGATENYTEDNSKHSENAIVELKSYPQLMKLCQDMDSEGLHKFISDNLKNLAAVREEIPLAFRAAGDPASLVLDSLKGFYPSEVSMSDAKKDPNLLGLRRTCIMLMECLSILLTTLEVDSVSSIISENVKQRAKAVAEEWKPKLDELDIDANNGNSLEAHAFLQLLATFVINSNFNQDDLFKLLPMVSRRRQAADLYRSLGLSDRMPGVLDVLVSKGRHIDAVNLAFAFELTEWFSPVSLLKSYLSEASKASSPVKPGNASPTVHVCSSALNDVNEKELAALKSVIKCIEDHKLQEQYPVDPLQKRILQLEKAKADKKRATEVVKPQTKRPRANGVGNGSRVTNVATDKNFYARTTDRYPQYVYDRPYAYPVATDTHVPSFLGTTAYNVSHGHGNFFGNGYHYQAAYLH; translated from the exons ATGGAAGACATGCAATCAGTT GCAACATTGATGGACTCTACGACCTCTAAGATACATCAACTACAGAAAGCATTTGCTGAGTTGGAAAGTCACcgcgcttttactctcaatctgaAATGGAAGCAACTCGAAGAACACTTTGATGGGCTACAGAGGTCCTTTAAAAGGCGTTTCACTGAACTGGAAGAACAAGAGAAAGAGTTTGAAACAAAAATAGTTCAGTCTAAAGAGCTATTAGAGGAGCGTCAAGCAGCTGTTGTTACTAAGGAGCAAACTTCACTTGAGAGGCTCCAGGAGAAAAGAGATGCAGCTGTCTCCGTCATTGCTATTGCTCTGGAGAAGCAAAGGAAGACTTATTCTATAGAACCTGTAGTTATTAATAGTGAGGATCAAGGTGACCCATCTTTTCTGGAGGCAAAGCCCATGGTTTCTGGGGCAACTGAGAATTATACAGAGGATAATAGCAAACATTCCGAGAATGCAATTGTGGAACTCAAGTCTTATCCACAGCTAATGAAACTATGCCAAGACATGGATTCAGAAGGCCTCCACAAATTTATATCAGACAACCTCAAGAACCTGGCTGCTGTAAGGGAGGAGATTCCACTTGCTTTTAGAGCTGCAGGTGACCCTGCCTCTCTGGTTCTTGACTCACTCAAGGGTTTCTACCCCTCAGAAGTGTCAATGTCAGATGCTAAAAAAGATCCAAATCTTTTAGGCCTTCGACGAACTTGTATTATGCTGATGGAATGCCTTAGCATTTTATTAACCACCCTGGAAGTCGATTCTGTTTCAAGTATAATATCTGAAAATGTAAAGCAACGTGCAAAAGCAGTAGCTGAGGAGTGGAAACCTAAGTTAGATGAACTTGATATTGATGCAAATAACGGGAATTCCTTGGAGGCTCATGCATTTTTACAGCTTCTAGCTACTTTTGTTATTAATTCCAACTTCAACCAGGATGATTTATTCAAGCTGCTTCCAATGGTTTCACGTCGTCGCCAAGCTGCTGACCTATACCGTTCCCTTGGACTGTCGGACAGAATGCCAG GTGTTCTTGATGTCTTGGTTAGTAAAGGAAGGCATATAGATGCTGTCAATCTAGCTTTTGCCTTTGAGCTGACTGAGTGGTTCTCACCTGTTTCTTTACTGAAATCCTACTTGAGCGAAGCAAGTAAAGCATCTTCACCTGTCAAACCTGGAAATGCTTCGCCTACTGTACATGTTTGTTCCTCTGCCTTG AATGATGTCAATGAGAAGGAACTGGCTGCTCTAAAGTCTGTAATTAAATGCATTGAAGACCATAAGCTTCAGGAGCAATACCCAGTGGATCCCCTCCAGAAAAGGATTCTCCAGTTGGAGAAAGCAAAGGCAGACAAGAAAAGGGCAACTGAAGTTGTGAAACCTCAAACCAAGAGACCTCGTGCCAATGGCGTAGGAAATGGATCCCGAGTCACTAATGTTGCTACTGACAAGAACTTCTATGCTAGGACGACTGATAGGTACCCGCAATATGTGTATGATAGACCATATGCTTACCCCGTTGCAACTGACACACATGTTCCATCATTTTTGGGCACCACTGCTTACAACGTTTCCCACGGGCATGGCAACTTCTTTGGAAATGGCTACCATTACCAGGCTGCTTACCTGCACTAA